A genomic segment from Montipora foliosa isolate CH-2021 chromosome 9, ASM3666993v2, whole genome shotgun sequence encodes:
- the LOC137969652 gene encoding uncharacterized protein gives MLYLKELGHSLFPKKTLCLLATITRFCNSPRIQNQNQSKKERIFANQVRHFASMYTSGMNDMQIDSRVIDLRSDTVTKPTKEMRSTMAAAEVGDDVYGEDPTVNALQTKAAELTGKKAALFVSSGTMGNLISVMAHCTGRGEEILVGDKAHIILWEQGGVAQIAGVHPRQVHTNHDGTLDLLDIANKVRSQGDAHHPISRVICIEQTHNATGGRVLSLEYLHKMRKLATELQLKVHMDGARLFNAAAALGVPVAQITQHVDSVTFCLSKGLGAPVGSIIAGEKDFISRCWRHRKVLGGGMRQAGVLAAAGIYALDHVVPKLRQDHANAQLLAKGIHDMKDLGLEIDMESVETNMAYFSVENHKVSGDHLVKNMLKVSDSDPVEERVAVKMLTFGENRIRLVLHHQVTQADINKTLQKMRVILTS, from the exons ATGTTGTACCTCAAAGAGCTTGGTCACTCactgtttccaaaaaaaacacTGTGTTTGTTAGCTACAATAACACGGTTTTGCAACAGTCCTCGcatacaaaatcaaaatcaaagcaaaaaagaaaggaTCTTTGCAAATCAAGTTAGACACTTTGCCAGCATGTATACCAGCGGAATGAACGACATGCAAATTGATTCGCGTGTAATCGATTTGAGGAGTGATACGGTTACTAAACCAACCAAGGAAATGAGAAGTACAATGGCTGCTGCTGAAGTTGGTGATGATGTCTATGGAGAGGATCCAACAGTTAATG CACTACAGACTAAGGCAGCAGAATTGACAGGGAAGAAAGCAGCGCTCTTTGTGTCTAGTGGAACCATGGGTAATCTTATTTCAG TAATGGCACACTGTACAGGCCGAGGGGAAGAGATACTTGTTGGAGACAAGGCTCATATTATATTGTGGGAGCAAGGAGGTGTTGCACAG ATAGCTGGAGTACATCCACGTCAGGTACACACCAACCATGATGGGACATTAGACTTGCTTGATATTGCAAATAAAGTACGCTCACAAGGAGATGCCCACCACCCTATTAGCCGCGTGATTTGTATTGAGCAAACTCATAATGCTACTGGAGGCAGGGTGCTATCACTGGAATACTTACATAAG ATGAGAAAACTGGCAACAGAGCTTCAATTAAAGGTGCACATGGATGGAGCAAGACTGTTCAATGCTGCAGCTGCTCTTGGTGTCCCTGTTGCACAGATAACCCAGCATGTTGATTCTGTTACTTTCTGTCTTTCAAAG GGCCTTGGTGCACCTGTTGGTTCTATCATTGCTGGAGAAAAGGATTTTATTTCAAG ATGTTGGAGACACAGGAAGGTTCTAGGGGGAGGTATGCGGCAGGCAGGTGTGTTAGCTGCAGCAGGCATATATGCCTTGGACCATGTTGTTCCCAAATTACGCCAGGATCATGCCAATGCACAACTTCTGGCCAAAG GAATTCATGATATGAAAGATCTCGGCCTTGAAATAGACATGGAAAGTGTCGAAACCAACATGGCGTACTTCAGTGTTGAAAATCATAAAGTTTCAGGCGATCACCTTGTGAAGAACATGCTCAAAGTCTCAGACAGTGATCCAGTGGAGGAAAGAGTAGCTGTGAAAATGCTAACTTTTGGGGAAAATCGAATAAGGCTTGTACTTCATCATCAAGTAACACAAGCTGATATTaacaaaactttgcaaaaaatgaGAGTTATCTTAACTTCCTAG
- the LOC137969653 gene encoding small ribosomal subunit protein uS4 — protein sequence MPRVVCSKTYTTPRRPFEKERLNQELRIIGEYGLRNKREVWRVKYTLAKIRKAARELLTLEEKDPKRLFEGNALLRRLVRIGVLDEDRMKLDYVLGLRIEDFLERRLQTQVFKLGLAKSIHHARVLIRQRHIRVRKQLVNVPSFIVRLDSQKHIDFSLNSPYGGGRPGRVKRRNMKKGQGGGSDAEEEDED from the exons ATGCCGAGAGTTGTCTGTAGTAAAACCTACACGACTCCAAGGCGTCCCTTCGAAAAAGAGCGCTTGAATCAAGAGTTGAGGATTATTGGAGAGTATGGGCTTCGTAACAAGCGTGAAGTTTGGCGTGTAAAATACACTCTGGCCAAAATTCGTAAGGCTGCCCGAGAGTTGCTAACTCTCGAAGAGAAAGACCCAAAGAGGTTGTTCGAAGGCAACGCTCTTTTGCGACGTCTGGTGCGTATTGGCGTGCTGGATGAGGATCGAATGAAGCTCGATTATGTGTTGGGTCTCCGTATCGAAGATTTCTTGGAGAGACGTCTTCAAACACAAGTGTTCAAGCTTGGTTTGGCCAAGAGTATTCACCACGCTCGAGTACTCATCAGGCAAAGGCATATACG TGTGcgcaaacaactcgtgaatgtGCCATCATTTATCGTGCGGTTAGACTCCCAGAAGCACATTGACTTCTCTTTGAATTCACCATATGGTGGAGGACGTCCAGGTCGTGTTAAGAGGAGAAACATGAAAAAGGGCCAGGGAGGTGGGTCAGATGCTGAGGAAGAAGATGAGGATTAG